Proteins from one Lachnospiraceae bacterium KGMB03038 genomic window:
- a CDS encoding RNA-binding protein, which produces MNKEETLLRKRLVELSEVAYTKDIVTFSDFLNLNELNILHTTPKELFPARYETYGGYDMAERQMVAFLPDALYYEYHYPMKVVRIQPVNPRFAEELTHRDYLGALMNLGIERGKMGDILLMDGYAEVFVCPRIGKYITEQLTRIRHTVVTAQITELDEISYEPRFEEIKGTVPSIRLDTVLATAYPLSRSKVTSYIEAGRVFVNGKLITSNGYHLKEGDIISVRGLGRIRYDGMLSETKKKRCLISLRKYI; this is translated from the coding sequence ATGAATAAAGAAGAAACTTTACTCAGAAAGCGCCTGGTGGAGCTTTCTGAGGTTGCCTATACAAAAGATATCGTAACTTTTTCGGATTTTTTGAATCTGAATGAACTAAATATCCTTCATACTACTCCAAAAGAGCTCTTTCCCGCAAGGTATGAGACCTATGGAGGCTATGACATGGCAGAGCGTCAGATGGTTGCATTTCTACCTGATGCTCTTTATTATGAATATCATTATCCCATGAAGGTGGTTCGCATACAGCCGGTCAATCCGCGTTTTGCCGAAGAGCTCACCCATAGAGATTATCTGGGCGCGCTGATGAACTTGGGCATCGAACGCGGTAAAATGGGGGATATCCTGCTCATGGATGGATATGCGGAAGTATTTGTCTGCCCCAGGATCGGGAAATATATCACAGAACAATTGACCAGGATCCGGCATACGGTGGTGACCGCCCAGATCACAGAACTGGATGAAATCTCTTATGAACCGCGCTTTGAAGAGATCAAGGGGACCGTTCCTTCTATCCGCTTGGACACGGTCCTTGCCACGGCCTATCCCCTTTCCCGGAGCAAAGTAACTTCCTATATTGAAGCGGGAAGAGTATTTGTCAATGGGAAATTGATCACCAGCAATGGATATCATCTAAAAGAGGGGGATATTATATCGGTAAGAGGTCTTGGCCGTATCCGCTATGATGGAATGTTGTCTGAGACGAAAAAGAAACGCTGTCTGATATCCCTTAGAAAATATATATAA
- a CDS encoding cell division protein SepF, translating into MGVLDKFLDIMKLSDDDDYDDDDFFDDDDYEDDFEEKKPRRSFFGSKRKSYEDDEDDDFEELPARSSRASHSSSNKVTPMRQPARRSSANMEVCVIKPNSVDDAREITETLLSGRTVILNLEGLDLEVAQRIIDFTSGATYAISGNLQKISNYIFLVTPTNVDISGDLQDLLNTSFDASSMRSRF; encoded by the coding sequence ATGGGAGTATTAGATAAGTTCCTGGATATCATGAAATTAAGTGATGACGACGATTACGATGATGATGATTTCTTCGATGATGATGACTATGAAGATGATTTTGAAGAGAAGAAACCGCGGAGAAGCTTTTTCGGCAGCAAGAGAAAGAGCTATGAGGATGATGAAGATGATGATTTCGAAGAACTTCCGGCAAGGTCGTCCAGGGCTTCTCATTCCAGCAGTAATAAAGTAACCCCTATGCGTCAGCCTGCCAGAAGAAGCAGCGCAAACATGGAAGTCTGTGTGATCAAACCGAATTCTGTGGATGATGCCAGAGAAATCACAGAGACTCTTTTAAGCGGACGTACTGTGATCCTGAATCTGGAGGGATTGGATCTGGAAGTGGCACAGCGCATCATTGACTTTACTTCCGGCGCGACTTATGCCATCAGCGGCAATCTTCAGAAGATTTCCAATTATATATTCCTGGTAACGCCGACAAATGTAGATATCTCTGGAGACCTTCAAGATCTTCTGAACACATCTTTTGATGCTTCTTCTATGCGGTCAAGGTTTTAG
- a CDS encoding YggS family pyridoxal phosphate-dependent enzyme: MLKENLEKVEHEIQEACRRSKRDRSEVTLIAVSKTKPVETLQEAYDLGVRVFGENKVQEMADKYEALPDDIQWHLIGHLQRNKVKYIIDKAVLIHSVDSLRLAETIEKEAQKRDITAHILLEVNVAKEESKFGVFPEDLEELVDQIAKLPHIQVDGLMTIAPFVADPEENRPVFRELRKLSVDITKKKVDNVTMSVLSMGMTNDYQVAIEEGATMVRVGTGIFGARNYAQV, encoded by the coding sequence ATGTTAAAAGAAAATCTGGAGAAAGTAGAACATGAGATCCAAGAGGCATGCAGACGGAGCAAAAGGGACAGGAGCGAAGTGACTTTGATCGCCGTAAGCAAGACAAAGCCTGTGGAGACTCTCCAGGAGGCCTATGATCTTGGGGTGCGCGTCTTTGGCGAAAACAAAGTACAGGAAATGGCGGATAAATATGAAGCCCTGCCAGATGATATCCAATGGCATCTGATCGGCCATCTGCAGCGGAACAAAGTCAAATATATTATTGATAAGGCTGTTTTGATCCATTCCGTAGATTCTCTCCGTCTGGCCGAAACCATTGAGAAAGAAGCACAAAAACGTGATATCACGGCCCATATTCTGCTCGAAGTCAATGTAGCCAAAGAAGAGAGCAAATTTGGCGTATTTCCAGAAGATTTGGAAGAATTGGTAGATCAAATCGCAAAATTACCTCATATTCAGGTGGACGGTTTGATGACTATCGCTCCATTTGTAGCAGATCCAGAGGAAAATCGCCCGGTTTTCCGGGAATTACGCAAATTATCTGTTGACATTACTAAGAAAAAAGTTGATAATGTTACTATGAGCGTTCTTTCTATGGGTATGACGAATGATTACCAGGTGGCCATAGAAGAGGGAGCGACAATGGTCCGCGTCGGAACAGGGATTTTTGGCGCGAGAAATTACGCTCAAGTATAA
- a CDS encoding TIGR01212 family radical SAM protein: MENGQKLYYSYSEYLKKKYGEKVYKLPVNLPVSCPNREHAGGGCSFCAPCGTGFEAMDSRFLVSQQLSENRKRIENKYNAHKFIAYFQNYTNTFLPVPQFRSYMEEAAKAPDIVEIAVSTRPDCISGKYLDVLERIRRGRDIQITVELGLQTANYHTLISINRGHTLAEFIDSVLAIRRYGFEVCAHVILNLPGDDILDAVETAKILSSLGVQVVKVHSLYIARNTRLCDAYENGTITVCSKEEYFRRAAAFLEHLDPSIAVERLFGRAPKDEVVFCNWGTSWWKLREELEERMRSQGQFQGRCFHYLGGAALKF; the protein is encoded by the coding sequence ATGGAGAATGGACAGAAGCTTTATTACAGCTATTCTGAATATTTGAAAAAAAAATACGGCGAAAAGGTTTATAAACTTCCGGTCAATCTTCCGGTTTCCTGTCCCAACCGGGAACACGCGGGAGGCGGCTGTTCTTTCTGCGCTCCCTGCGGCACAGGATTTGAAGCTATGGACAGCCGTTTCTTAGTTTCTCAGCAGCTCTCGGAGAACCGAAAACGTATTGAAAATAAATATAACGCCCATAAATTCATCGCGTATTTCCAGAATTATACAAATACCTTTCTCCCTGTGCCTCAATTTCGCTCTTACATGGAGGAAGCGGCGAAAGCGCCGGATATCGTGGAGATTGCGGTGTCCACAAGACCGGACTGTATCTCTGGGAAATACCTGGACGTCCTGGAGCGTATCCGGCGCGGAAGGGATATCCAGATCACAGTCGAACTTGGGCTTCAGACAGCAAATTATCATACGCTTATATCCATAAACCGGGGACATACACTGGCAGAATTCATTGACAGTGTCCTTGCGATCCGCAGATACGGGTTTGAAGTCTGCGCCCATGTGATCTTAAATCTTCCGGGAGACGACATTTTGGATGCGGTGGAAACCGCCAAAATCCTGTCTTCTCTTGGAGTTCAGGTGGTAAAGGTCCATTCCCTTTATATTGCCAGGAACACCCGGTTGTGTGACGCCTATGAAAATGGTACAATAACAGTGTGCTCAAAGGAGGAATATTTTAGGCGCGCAGCCGCTTTTTTAGAACATCTTGATCCGTCTATCGCGGTGGAACGCCTTTTTGGCAGGGCGCCGAAAGACGAGGTCGTGTTCTGCAACTGGGGGACAAGCTGGTGGAAGCTGCGGGAAGAATTGGAGGAGCGGATGCGTTCCCAGGGACAGTTCCAGGGGCGCTGTTTTCATTATCTTGGAGGGGCGGCTTTGAAATTCTGA
- a CDS encoding DUF378 domain-containing protein — protein MKWFDNTALTLVIIGAVNWLLVGIFRFDLVAFLFGNLSWLSRVIYALVGLCGLYLISLYGRIRNTSEVRS, from the coding sequence ATGAAATGGTTTGACAACACGGCGCTGACACTCGTGATCATCGGCGCGGTCAACTGGCTCTTGGTCGGGATCTTCCGTTTTGATCTGGTTGCTTTCCTATTTGGCAATCTATCCTGGCTGTCCCGCGTCATATATGCGCTGGTAGGACTTTGCGGACTCTATCTGATCAGCCTTTACGGACGGATCCGGAACACCTCGGAGGTCCGCTCATAA
- a CDS encoding D-alanyl-D-alanine carboxypeptidase has translation MKCTDKSRKMKRARRARRRLIAGMTLLFLALCVILIGVLAFQFFFREEHRAAEFELEHYNQAYDTVPFTSADLCVAASDIDLPSAPDASAFKAAALFDLKDLQTIYAKNVHERVYPASTTKVMTALVALQNGNLEDVVTVSANAANRASDESVCGLKEGDQLTLEDLLIGLLLQSGNDNAVAIAEHIAGSEEAFVEMMNEEAARLMATNTHFVSPHGLQDDDHYTTAYDLYLIFNEAIKQDKFLEIIQMDSYNAHITHADGTEEDTAWEASNFYARGEAALPTAATVIGGKTGTTQKAGNCLILLAEDEKGDQYVSVIMGAETKDLLYTDMTALIDGGVAQTDTQTEDSGSQDGNSETQDENTAEE, from the coding sequence GTGAAATGTACCGATAAATCTAGGAAAATGAAGAGAGCCCGGAGGGCGAGACGCCGGCTGATCGCGGGAATGACCCTCCTGTTTTTAGCTTTGTGCGTCATTCTGATAGGAGTTTTGGCCTTTCAGTTTTTCTTCCGCGAGGAACACCGGGCGGCTGAATTTGAATTAGAACATTATAATCAAGCTTATGATACCGTTCCGTTTACTTCAGCGGATCTGTGCGTCGCGGCTTCGGATATCGATCTTCCATCAGCTCCAGATGCTTCTGCCTTTAAGGCCGCGGCATTGTTTGATCTGAAAGATCTGCAGACGATTTACGCGAAGAATGTGCATGAGCGAGTGTATCCAGCCAGCACGACTAAGGTTATGACCGCTTTGGTCGCGCTTCAGAACGGAAACCTGGAAGACGTGGTCACAGTCAGCGCCAATGCGGCAAACCGGGCTTCTGATGAATCCGTCTGCGGCTTAAAAGAAGGAGATCAGCTTACTTTAGAAGATCTGCTGATCGGACTGCTGCTCCAGTCCGGCAATGACAACGCGGTCGCGATCGCCGAACATATTGCCGGCAGCGAAGAAGCTTTTGTGGAGATGATGAATGAGGAAGCGGCCCGGCTGATGGCTACCAACACCCATTTTGTCAGCCCCCACGGCCTGCAGGACGATGATCATTATACAACTGCTTATGATCTTTATCTGATTTTTAACGAGGCTATCAAGCAGGACAAATTCCTGGAGATCATCCAGATGGATTCCTACAATGCACATATCACCCATGCTGATGGCACAGAAGAAGATACGGCCTGGGAGGCCAGCAACTTCTATGCCAGAGGCGAGGCAGCGCTGCCAACGGCCGCGACCGTGATCGGCGGGAAGACCGGAACCACGCAGAAAGCCGGCAACTGCCTGATCCTTCTGGCGGAGGATGAAAAGGGAGATCAATATGTTTCTGTGATCATGGGAGCGGAGACAAAAGATCTCCTGTATACAGACATGACCGCTTTGATCGACGGAGGCGTTGCCCAGACAGATACGCAGACTGAAGACTCTGGATCACAAGACGGAAATTCTGAAACGCAGGACGAAAATACGGCGGAAGAATAA
- the mgsA gene encoding methylglyoxal synthase: MNIGLIAHDSKKALMQNFCIAYRGILNKHQLYATGTTGRLIEEVTNLNIHKYLAGPLGGSQQLGAQIAQNDIDALIFLRDPTAPKPNEPDLNDVIRLCDTYNIPMATNLATAELIVLAIDRGDLDWREMYR; this comes from the coding sequence ATGAATATCGGTCTGATCGCACATGATTCAAAGAAGGCCCTGATGCAGAATTTCTGCATTGCCTACCGGGGTATCTTAAATAAGCATCAGCTTTACGCGACAGGAACCACGGGCCGCCTGATCGAAGAGGTGACGAATTTAAATATCCACAAATATCTGGCCGGACCGCTGGGCGGAAGCCAGCAGCTTGGAGCGCAGATCGCCCAGAATGATATTGACGCGCTGATCTTTCTTCGGGATCCTACGGCGCCAAAACCAAATGAGCCGGATTTAAATGATGTCATCCGTCTTTGCGACACCTATAATATCCCTATGGCTACGAATCTGGCCACTGCGGAACTGATCGTTCTAGCAATTGATAGAGGAGATCTTGACTGGCGTGAAATGTACCGATAA
- a CDS encoding rod shape-determining protein RodA, with protein sequence MRLPRFTKPYRLKDYKFTLIVLVLALSILGVLVVGSAREIYQGRQIIGVIIGLIAMAVVSLMDYEWVLNFYWLLYGFSVLSLGLVLVIGQEVNGATRWIDLGFTTFQPSELAKILLILFFAKFIMRHEDDLNDKWTILKYAVLCAIPLALIIMEPNLSTTICTALVLCLMIYAGGLSYKFIAKVFLVLIPVAVIFLSIVVQPNQPFLEEYQQKRILAFLNPEEYASDEAYQQNNSVMAIGSGQLTGKGLNNNTTTSVKNGNFISEPQTDFIFAIVGEELGFVGSCLVIALLLLIVIQCILIGIRAQNLAGRIICCGVGGLIGIQSFINIAVATKLIPNTGVPLPFVSYGLTSLVSLYIGIGFVLNVGLQPKKYQ encoded by the coding sequence GTGAGATTACCTAGATTTACAAAACCTTATCGATTAAAAGATTATAAATTTACTCTGATCGTTCTGGTCCTTGCCCTTTCCATACTGGGAGTCCTGGTCGTGGGAAGCGCAAGAGAGATCTATCAGGGAAGACAGATCATCGGAGTGATCATCGGCCTGATCGCTATGGCTGTTGTTTCTTTGATGGATTATGAATGGGTCCTGAATTTTTACTGGCTCTTGTATGGATTTTCCGTGCTCTCTCTGGGCCTTGTGCTGGTCATCGGCCAGGAAGTCAATGGAGCCACCCGGTGGATCGATCTGGGATTTACTACATTCCAGCCATCAGAACTTGCAAAAATTCTATTGATCTTGTTTTTTGCAAAATTTATCATGCGTCACGAGGACGACTTAAATGATAAATGGACGATTCTGAAATATGCTGTGCTGTGCGCGATCCCGCTGGCTCTTATCATTATGGAACCGAATTTGTCGACCACCATCTGTACCGCCTTAGTACTATGTCTGATGATCTATGCGGGAGGCTTAAGCTATAAGTTTATCGCTAAAGTCTTTCTTGTGCTGATCCCGGTCGCGGTGATCTTTCTCTCCATCGTAGTCCAGCCCAATCAGCCATTCTTGGAAGAGTATCAGCAAAAACGGATCCTGGCGTTCCTGAATCCAGAAGAATATGCCAGCGATGAGGCTTATCAGCAGAACAACTCCGTTATGGCGATCGGTTCTGGTCAGCTGACCGGGAAAGGGCTAAATAACAACACGACTACCTCTGTAAAAAACGGAAATTTCATTTCTGAACCTCAGACAGACTTTATTTTCGCCATTGTCGGCGAAGAACTCGGATTCGTTGGAAGCTGTCTGGTTATTGCTTTATTGCTGTTGATTGTGATACAATGTATATTAATAGGGATACGGGCCCAGAACCTGGCAGGGAGGATCATCTGCTGCGGGGTGGGGGGCCTGATCGGCATACAGAGTTTTATCAATATTGCCGTGGCCACCAAATTGATCCCCAATACGGGAGTTCCCCTTCCCTTTGTAAGTTATGGCCTGACCTCTTTGGTCAGTCTGTATATTGGCATAGGATTTGTCCTAAATGTTGGGCTGCAGCCCAAAAAATATCAATAA
- a CDS encoding cell division topological specificity factor MinE, which translates to MLKKSSVSIARDRLRTLVISDRVQCSPDAGGELCQELYKTLSKYMELTEDNFHVEITRTYIKIDFSGEKT; encoded by the coding sequence ATGCTTAAGAAATCTTCTGTTTCTATCGCCAGAGACCGGCTGCGCACCCTGGTTATTTCCGATCGTGTCCAGTGCTCTCCCGACGCGGGCGGGGAACTATGCCAGGAGTTGTATAAAACCCTCTCAAAATACATGGAACTTACAGAAGATAACTTTCATGTGGAGATTACACGTACCTACATAAAAATAGACTTTTCAGGAGAAAAAACGTGA
- the minD gene encoding septum site-determining protein MinD gives MGEVIVITSGKGGVGKTTTTANLGAGLSGFDKKVVVVDTDLGLRNLDVVMGLENLIVYNLVDVIEGTCRLKQALIRDKRYENLYLLPSAQTKDKSAISPGQMKKLTSQLKEEFDYVLLDCPAGIEQGFQNAIAGADRAVVVTTPEVSAIRDADRIIGLLESNHLKKISLIINRIRMDMVRKGDMMSVDDVTEILSIPLIGAIPDDERVVIGTNQGEPIVGSDSKAGRAYQNICKRIMGVDVPFLDISREAGLFSKLSHLFKKD, from the coding sequence ATGGGCGAAGTTATTGTGATCACATCGGGAAAAGGCGGTGTAGGGAAGACCACCACCACCGCGAATCTGGGAGCCGGGCTGTCCGGATTTGATAAAAAAGTCGTGGTCGTGGACACAGACCTGGGACTGCGTAATCTGGATGTGGTAATGGGACTTGAGAATCTGATCGTCTATAATCTGGTAGATGTGATCGAGGGTACCTGCCGTTTAAAGCAGGCCCTGATCCGGGACAAGCGGTATGAGAATCTCTATCTGCTGCCGTCAGCCCAGACCAAAGACAAATCAGCCATCTCTCCCGGTCAGATGAAAAAGCTGACCTCACAGTTGAAAGAAGAGTTTGATTATGTGCTGCTAGACTGTCCGGCCGGTATCGAGCAGGGATTCCAGAACGCCATCGCAGGCGCGGACCGGGCTGTCGTAGTCACAACGCCGGAAGTTTCAGCGATTCGAGACGCAGACCGTATTATTGGTCTTCTTGAGAGCAATCATTTGAAGAAAATTTCATTGATCATCAATCGGATACGAATGGATATGGTGAGAAAAGGCGACATGATGTCTGTGGATGATGTAACGGAAATCTTGTCTATCCCATTGATCGGAGCAATTCCCGATGATGAGAGGGTCGTGATCGGGACCAATCAGGGAGAACCGATAGTCGGCAGTGATTCAAAAGCCGGACGGGCCTATCAGAATATCTGCAAACGGATTATGGGAGTAGACGTGCCGTTCCTGGATATAAGCCGGGAAGCCGGACTGTTTTCAAAGCTTTCACACCTTTTTAAAAAAGATTAA
- a CDS encoding penicillin-binding protein — MQANLYSLWERIKSGIYEIVKSRNFVVIIIFCITSAILVQRVFFLQIVKGEEYADNYELQIQKTREVEGTRGNIYDRNGKLLAYNELAYSVTIEDNGEYDSQKEKNKELNQVISTVIDMVEANGDSIINDFGIILDQNNNYMFVAESDTQRLRFIADVYGQATIDKLTDKQKEQTADEIIHYLCTDETYGYGIDQEELSKAEVLKLVNVRYAISLNSYQKYIPTTIAEDVSEETMAAVSENLDTLQGVSIEEESLRRYTDSKYFANIIGYTGQISTEEYNSLSEEEQQEYDQTDTVGKSGLEQTLDSTLKGKKGEVKLYVNNVGKVIETVQETEPEAGNDVYLTIDADLQKAAYDILEQELAGILLSKLTNQLDFDRTGVEDASDILIPIGDVYNAFISNEILDMEHFAQEDAGTTEKEVYASFTARKEEVLQEISSILDDSEASPYQDMSKETQAYLSYIVNDLLMSGTGVLMSDVIDTEDDTYQAWRTEESINIYTFLNYAISQNWVDTSALTDYMEGSEEYSNADETYAALKTYILEALQENSSFDKLIYEYMIKAGSVTGRQICMMIYEQGVLEYDEDQYNRLASGSIGAYDFLRGKIQTLEITPGQLGLEPCTGSLVMTDPNNGDVLACVSYPGYDNNRLANTMDSEYYNKLVTDQSRPFYNNATQEKTAPGSTYKPLVAVAGLSEGVIDLSSQITCRGIYEKVEPNPRCWIYPQAHGTLDVEGGIQNSCNCFFYEVGYRLSLKDNGLDQVKSGDLKGEATSSYYSSNLGTDTLAKYAALFGLNTTSGVEIPEAEPQISDESSVPSAIGQGTNNYTTTQLARYITAIANKGTVYDLTLLDKVTSVDGEVLKEYEPEVTNTLSDVPSSTWTAVHNGMRNVVLVAQSRIFTELNRGGVEISGKTGTAQQSKTHPDHGLFVGFASSSDPEVAFAIRIANGYSSTYAAEVGRDIMKYYYETDPVEEIITGEAADISTSTSGD, encoded by the coding sequence GTGCAAGCAAATTTGTATAGTTTATGGGAACGAATCAAATCCGGTATCTATGAGATCGTTAAATCAAGAAATTTTGTAGTCATAATTATTTTCTGTATTACTTCCGCTATTTTAGTACAGAGAGTATTTTTCCTTCAGATCGTTAAGGGAGAAGAATACGCGGACAATTATGAGCTGCAGATCCAGAAGACGAGAGAGGTGGAGGGAACCCGCGGAAATATCTACGACCGCAACGGCAAACTCCTGGCTTATAATGAGCTGGCCTATTCTGTGACGATCGAGGATAACGGAGAGTATGATTCTCAGAAAGAAAAGAATAAAGAGCTCAACCAGGTGATCTCCACTGTCATTGATATGGTAGAGGCAAACGGCGATTCCATCATTAATGATTTCGGGATTATTCTGGATCAAAATAATAATTATATGTTTGTGGCAGAATCGGACACACAGCGCCTGCGCTTTATCGCCGATGTATATGGACAGGCTACCATTGATAAACTGACAGACAAACAGAAAGAACAGACGGCCGATGAGATCATCCATTATCTCTGTACCGATGAAACATACGGATATGGTATCGATCAGGAGGAACTCAGCAAAGCGGAGGTCTTAAAACTGGTCAATGTCCGTTACGCTATTTCATTAAATAGTTATCAAAAATATATTCCGACTACGATCGCGGAGGACGTCAGCGAAGAGACGATGGCCGCGGTATCAGAAAATTTGGATACTCTGCAGGGGGTCAGCATTGAAGAAGAGTCCCTTCGCCGTTATACGGACAGCAAATATTTTGCTAATATCATCGGCTATACGGGCCAGATTTCCACAGAAGAGTACAACTCTCTCAGTGAAGAAGAGCAACAAGAGTATGACCAGACGGATACCGTGGGAAAATCCGGACTGGAACAGACCCTTGATTCCACTTTGAAAGGAAAGAAAGGTGAGGTCAAACTCTATGTCAACAATGTAGGAAAAGTTATTGAAACCGTCCAGGAGACAGAACCAGAAGCCGGCAATGACGTATATCTGACTATCGATGCGGATCTGCAGAAAGCCGCGTATGATATTCTGGAACAGGAGCTTGCTGGAATCCTTTTGTCAAAGCTGACCAATCAATTGGATTTTGATCGTACCGGTGTAGAGGATGCAAGCGACATCCTGATTCCGATCGGAGATGTCTACAACGCGTTTATCTCTAATGAGATCCTGGATATGGAACATTTTGCCCAGGAAGATGCAGGGACTACAGAAAAAGAAGTCTACGCTTCTTTTACAGCCAGAAAAGAAGAGGTGCTCCAGGAAATCAGCAGTATTCTGGATGATTCAGAAGCTTCCCCGTATCAGGATATGTCCAAAGAAACGCAGGCATATTTGTCATATATCGTCAATGACCTGCTGATGAGCGGTACCGGAGTCCTGATGTCAGACGTTATCGACACAGAGGATGACACTTACCAGGCATGGCGGACAGAAGAATCCATCAATATCTATACATTTTTAAATTACGCCATCTCTCAGAACTGGGTGGACACTTCCGCCCTGACAGATTATATGGAAGGGTCGGAAGAGTATTCCAACGCCGATGAAACTTACGCGGCGCTGAAGACTTATATCCTGGAAGCTTTGCAGGAGAACAGCAGCTTTGACAAGCTGATCTATGAGTATATGATCAAAGCCGGATCTGTCACAGGCAGACAAATCTGCATGATGATCTACGAACAGGGCGTACTGGAATATGATGAAGATCAGTACAACCGTCTCGCATCCGGAAGTATAGGAGCCTATGATTTCCTTCGCGGCAAGATCCAGACGCTGGAAATCACGCCCGGACAGCTGGGACTGGAACCCTGCACCGGCTCTCTTGTTATGACAGATCCTAACAATGGAGATGTGCTGGCCTGCGTATCTTATCCAGGATACGACAATAACCGGCTGGCCAATACCATGGACTCTGAATATTACAACAAACTGGTGACCGATCAGTCCCGTCCGTTTTATAATAACGCGACTCAGGAGAAGACGGCGCCCGGTTCCACTTATAAACCTTTGGTAGCGGTGGCTGGTCTTTCAGAAGGAGTGATCGACTTAAGTTCCCAGATCACCTGCCGGGGTATTTATGAAAAAGTAGAGCCGAATCCCAGATGCTGGATCTATCCGCAGGCTCACGGAACTTTGGACGTGGAAGGCGGGATTCAGAACTCCTGCAACTGTTTCTTCTACGAAGTGGGGTATCGGCTGAGTTTAAAAGACAACGGCCTCGACCAGGTGAAATCCGGCGATTTGAAAGGAGAAGCCACCTCCAGTTATTATTCCAGTAATCTGGGCACCGACACATTGGCGAAATACGCCGCATTATTCGGCCTCAACACCACATCCGGTGTGGAGATCCCAGAGGCTGAGCCTCAGATTTCGGACGAGTCTTCCGTACCTTCCGCCATTGGCCAGGGTACAAATAACTATACGACCACTCAACTGGCCCGGTATATTACGGCCATTGCAAATAAAGGAACTGTGTATGACCTGACACTTCTGGATAAAGTAACTTCTGTAGACGGAGAAGTCCTGAAGGAATATGAACCGGAAGTCACCAATACGCTGTCGGACGTTCCGTCTTCCACCTGGACCGCGGTCCACAATGGTATGCGCAACGTGGTATTGGTCGCGCAGAGCAGAATTTTCACAGAGCTGAACCGGGGAGGAGTGGAAATATCCGGTAAGACCGGTACCGCACAGCAGAGTAAGACCCATCCGGACCACGGGCTTTTCGTCGGATTCGCAAGCAGCAGCGACCCAGAAGTCGCTTTCGCGATCCGAATCGCCAACGGCTATAGTTCCACCTATGCCGCAGAGGTTGGAAGGGATATCATGAAATACTATTATGAGACAGATCCAGTGGAGGAGATCATCACTGGCGAAGCAGCAGATATCAGTACTTCAACCAGCGGAGACTAG
- the mreD gene encoding rod shape-determining protein MreD, with protein MKRRIITILIVLICFFLQGSLFQRLTFASIRPNLMIVVTASFGFMRGQKEGLFVGFLSGLLVDLFWGYALGFNILLFAIVGYLNGMFERLFYEDDIKLPIGLIGASELFYGVVTYIGMYMLRGNFAFGTHLIQIILPELVYTILVTLVLYQIILHINKRLEAEEQRSASKFV; from the coding sequence ATGAAGCGGAGAATCATTACGATCCTGATCGTCTTGATCTGTTTTTTCCTGCAGGGGAGCCTGTTTCAGCGGTTGACATTCGCCTCGATCCGGCCAAATCTAATGATCGTTGTCACTGCTTCTTTTGGATTTATGAGAGGCCAAAAGGAAGGATTGTTTGTGGGATTTCTTTCCGGACTCTTGGTGGATCTGTTCTGGGGCTATGCCCTGGGATTTAATATCTTGTTATTTGCCATCGTCGGTTACCTAAACGGTATGTTTGAGCGTCTGTTTTATGAAGACGATATCAAACTGCCTATTGGCCTGATCGGCGCCAGTGAATTGTTTTACGGGGTCGTTACGTATATCGGCATGTATATGCTTCGGGGAAATTTCGCGTTTGGAACTCATTTGATCCAGATCATACTTCCCGAACTTGTCTATACGATCCTGGTCACCTTAGTGCTCTATCAAATCATCTTACACATCAACAAACGGCTGGAAGCAGAAGAACAAAGGAGTGCAAGCAAATTTGTATAG